The following is a genomic window from uncultured Draconibacterium sp..
TTACGGAGTGGCTGTCGGTGCATCTGGCAAAAATTGGTATTCGGGTAAATGCAATTGCTCCCGGATTTTTCATCACCCACCAGAACCGCTTTTTGGTAATGGATGAAAAAACAGGCAACTACTCTCCTCGCGGACAAAAAATTGTTGACAATACACCAATGGGAAAATTTGGCGAACCTGAAGATCTTCAGGGGGCAACACTTTTCCTGATCTCTGACGTTTCAAACTTTATTACTGGAATTGTAATCCCGGTTGACGGAGGATACAGTGCATTTGGTGGCGTTTAGCGAGAGAATTTGAGTTAAACCGAATAAGAATTTGCTACAGCAACAGAATACCCCACAAACAACACAACTTATTGTAGTACACAAAATCAATAAATATGAAACTGAAACAAAATTGCAAATATGCCATGCTGGTTCCAACAAGTATGGGAACACGCATTACTCCTGAAAACGGGCAACCGGTTCACTCAAGCGATAAATTCACATTGTATGCTACCAGTGCAGAGACCAATGTTGCCAGCATCTCATCGTATCTGGGATTACCAGTAAAAGTGTTGACTACATTTGTTAAAGATAGTCCGATTGCAAAATTTATTCAAAGCAATCTAAAATCCCGGCACATGGACTACGAAGGTCCGGAGGTGGAACAAGGGAATCCGTGGGGTTACCGCCACCAGATAAATATTGCCGACAGTGGATACGGCAGCCGTGGACCTCGCGTTTTTAACGACCGTGCCGGTGAGGTAGGCCGGACATTAAATGTTAAAGACTTTGATCTGGAGCGTATCTTTGGCGAAGAAGGTGTGCAGATTGTACATTTGTCGGGGCTGATCGGTGCTTTGTCGCCTGAAACAACTCAGTTCTGTCTGGAAGTTGCAAGAGCCGCAAAAAAACACGGCACTAAAATTTCTTTCGACCTGAATTACAGGGCATCATTCTGGAAAGACCGCGAAGAACAGCTTCGAAAAGATTTTACAGAGATTGCATCGGTTTCTGATATTCTAATCGGTAATGAAGAAGATTTCCAATTGTGTTTTGGAATTGAAGGACCAGCTGCGGGTGGCGAAGGACTAAATGCTAAGATCGAAGGTTTTAAAGGACTTATTA
Proteins encoded in this region:
- a CDS encoding sugar kinase, which gives rise to MKLKQNCKYAMLVPTSMGTRITPENGQPVHSSDKFTLYATSAETNVASISSYLGLPVKVLTTFVKDSPIAKFIQSNLKSRHMDYEGPEVEQGNPWGYRHQINIADSGYGSRGPRVFNDRAGEVGRTLNVKDFDLERIFGEEGVQIVHLSGLIGALSPETTQFCLEVARAAKKHGTKISFDLNYRASFWKDREEQLRKDFTEIASVSDILIGNEEDFQLCFGIEGPAAGGEGLNAKIEGFKGLITRVKETFPNASVFATTLREVISVNEHLWGAIMLEGDNWHIVEPRTIRVLDRIGGGDGFVGGMLYGILKDWKPEKWPQFGWATGALATTFLTDYAQPADEEQVWSVWGGNARVKR